In Ctenopharyngodon idella isolate HZGC_01 chromosome 1, HZGC01, whole genome shotgun sequence, a single genomic region encodes these proteins:
- the si:ch211-243a20.3 gene encoding uncharacterized protein si:ch211-243a20.3, producing MTVPTAKKILMVPMVVMAFLSPCLGMSNEVDYGNWNYREGAENVNVANIRSVTRVLDAWGKRIFKDIKTLLHSQPNALLPDYSRVRPLSESLNDLFREVSHLQRRITDLNNRLATLEPFLRHHGYREEGEEGGDGKELAPQSVKGMGQSQTKYPRRYLVRVVRPANRVVRTRRVKVFKNENGRVKASESER from the exons ATGACTGTTCCCACGGCAAAGAAGATACTGATGGTGCCTATGGTGGTCATGGCGTTTTTGTCTCCATGCCTTGGGATGAGCAATGAAGTGGATTATGGGAACTGGAACTACAGAGAAGGAG CGGAGAATGTGAACGTGGCTAACATACGCAGCGTGACTCGAGTGCTGGACGCCTGGGGCAAACGCATATTCAAAGATATCAAGACTCTCTTACACTCACAGCCCAATGCCCTTCTGCCAGACTACTCCAG GGTTCGTCCTCTCTCGGAGTCCCTAAATGATCTCTTCAGAGAAGTCTCCCACTTACAGAGGCGCATCACAGATCTTAACAATCGCCTAGCAACCCTGGAACCCTTCCTCCGTCATCATGGTTACCGAGAGGAGGGTGAGGAAGGAGGAGATGGCAAGGAACTGGCTCCTCAGAGTGTGAAAGGAATGGGACAGAGTCAAACAAAGTATCCACGGCGGTACTTGGTTCGAGTAGTCCGTCCTGCGAACAGGGTGGTGAGAACCAGACGAGTGAAAGtgttcaaaaatgaaaacgGAAGGGTCAAAGCGAGTGAAAGTGAGAGGTAG